One Pleuronectes platessa chromosome 9, fPlePla1.1, whole genome shotgun sequence genomic region harbors:
- the LOC128448139 gene encoding interferon regulatory factor 4 — MNAELDYGGSTSSGNGKLRQWLIEQVDTGKYPGLVWENDEKSIFRIPWKHAGKQDYNRDEDAALFKAWALFKGKFREGIDKPDPPTWKTRLRCALNKSNDFEEMVERSQLDISDPYKVYRIIPEGAKKRPRQEDSPLSPMGFQVHPYPALQSQMPQYVTTPECSWRDFCPEPTSELPFSQCPCPPRSLSWQGPSIENGYQLRASIYSYGPADAQAPPPFSLDAGIRSAEAVSDFRLHVSVYMRDSLVREVTTSSPKGCHITPCSPEEKLSLMPGGPDVVPLPVDTLSAPRRTEDCPPSPPSSLERGVLLWMGADGLYACRLCQSRVYWQGGPSQYGDKLNKLERDVTCKLLHSQDYLTELQSFGLHGRPLPRLQVLLSFGDECLDPQRQRRTLSVQVEPLFARQLLYYAQQPGGHYYRSYDLPGVQDHFSSSEEFQRVTHHHHHSSSSSSSLQE; from the exons ATGAACGCCGAGCTGGATTACGGAGGCTCCACGAGCAGCGGGAACGGGAAGCTGCGCCAGTGGCTCATCGAGCAGGTGGATACTGGGAAGTACCCGGGGCTGGTGTGGGAGAACGACGAGAAGAGCATCTTCCGGATCCCGTGGAAACACGCCGGGAAGCAGGACTACAACCGGGACGAGGATGCCGCGCTTTTCAAG GCCTGGGCGCTGTTCAAGGGCAAGTTCCGGGAGGGCATCGACAAACCGGACCCCCCCACCTGGAAGACGCGGCTGCGCTGCGCCCTCAACAAGAGCAACGACTTCGAGGAGATGGTGGAGCGGAGCCAGCTGGACATCTCCGACCCGTACAAGGTGTACCGCATCATCCCGGAGGGCGCCAAGAAAa GACCTCGACAGGAGGACAGTCCCCTGAGTCCAATGGGCTTCCAGGTCCACCCCTACCCGGCTCTGCAGTCTCAG atgcCTCAGTACGTGACGACACCCGAGTGCAGTTGGAGAGATTTCTGTCCGGAGCCGACGTCGGAGCTGCCCTTCTCCCAGTGTCCCTGCCCCCCCCGCAGCCTGTCCTGGCAGGGCCCGTCCATAGAGAACG GTTACCAGCTCCGAGCGTCCATCTACTCGTACGGCCCGGCTGACgctcaggctccgccccccttCTCCCTGGACGCTGGCATCAGATCAGCCGAGGCCGTTTCAG acttCCGCCTGCACGTGTCCGTGTACATGCGGGACAGCCTGGTGAGGGAGGTGACCACCTCCAGTCCGAAGGGCTGCCACATCACGCCCTGCTCCCCAGAGGAGAAGCTCAGCCTGATGCCCGGAGGCCCCGATGTGGTCCCCCTGCCCGTGGACACCCTGTCGGCCCCCAGGAGGACGGAGGACTGTCCCCCGAGCCCCCCGTCCTCCCTGGAGAGGGGGGTGTTACTGTGGATGGGTGCGGACGGCCTCTACGCCTGCAGGCTGTGTCAGAGCCGGGTGTACTGGCAGGGAGGACCGTCCCAGTACGGGGACAAGCTCAACAAGCTGGAGAGAGACGTCACCTGCAAACTGCTGCACAGCCAGGACTACCTCACAG agctgcagagcttcGGGCTCCACGGCCGGCCGCTGCCTCGCCTGCAGGTGCTGCTGAGCTTCGGGGACGAGTGTCTGGACCCGCAGAGACAAAGACGCACACTCAGCGTCCAG GTGGAGCCACTGTTCGCCCGGCAGCTCCTGTACTACGCCCAGCAGCCGGGCGGCCACTACTACCGCAGCTACGACCTCCCGGGGGTCCAGGACCACTTCAGCAGCTCGGAGGAGTTCCAGCGGGTCAcgcaccatcaccaccacagcagcagcagcagcagcagcctgcaggAGTGA
- the LOC128448035 gene encoding dual specificity protein phosphatase 22-B, with the protein MGNGINKVLPNLYLGNIKDARDKELLAQHNIRHILSIHDTAAPVLEDMRYLCISAADHSKQDLTQYFRDSITFIHESRLKGEGCLVHCVAGVSRSVTLVVAYVMTVTGRGWVEALAAVRAARPCAGPNLGFLKQLEEFENMELKEYRASWKERYGNQTFNDEEELAALLTRKSTCSSSDTITTSITPAAATSRT; encoded by the exons ATGGGTAACGGAATAAACAAG GTTCTGCCGAATCTCTACCTGGGAAATATCAAAG ATGCTCGAGACAAGGAGCTGCTGGCTCAGCACAACATCAGACACATCTTGTCCATCCACGACACAGCTGCACCCGTCCTGGAG GACATGAGGTACCTGTGTATATCTGCTGCTGATCACTCCAAGCAAGACCT GACTCAGTACTTCAGAGACAGCATCACCTTCATCCACGAGTCTCGCCTGAAGGGAGAAGGCTGCCTGGTTCACTG CGTGGCGGGCGTGTCCCGCAGCGTGACCCTGGTGGTGGCCTACGTCATGACGGTGACGGGCCGCGGCTGGGTGGAGGCGCTGGCGGCGGTGAGGGCGGCCCGGCCCTGTGCGGGGCCCAACCTGGGCTTCctgaagcagctggaggagtTTGAAAACATGGAGCTGAAAGAA TACCGGGCGTCGTGGAAGGAGCGGTACGGGAATCAAACCTTCAACGACGAGGAGGAGCTCGCCGCTCTTCTAACCCGGAagtccacctgcagcagcagcgacacCATAACGACCAGCATCACTCCGGCGGCGGCCACAAGTCGAACCTGA